One window of Chloroflexus aggregans DSM 9485 genomic DNA carries:
- a CDS encoding YggT family protein — protein MKFGSTAQWREIIAILGGTLCGLLIVRLVLKLLAARPASPIVAWLYGLTEPLVTPLTIIDRSQPRFGAVLEFSTLTTLLLIVSVTALLWVGLGPRKSG, from the coding sequence ATGAAGTTCGGCTCGACAGCTCAGTGGCGCGAGATAATCGCCATCCTTGGTGGTACACTCTGCGGGCTACTGATCGTGCGATTGGTGCTGAAGCTGTTAGCTGCGCGCCCCGCTAGTCCGATCGTCGCGTGGCTCTACGGACTAACAGAGCCGCTCGTAACGCCATTGACCATCATCGACCGCTCGCAACCGCGCTTTGGAGCCGTGTTAGAGTTTAGTACTCTTACCACCTTGCTCCTCATCGTAAGTGTTACAGCGCTGCTCTGGGTTGGGCTAGGGCCAAGGAAATCAGGATGA
- the map gene encoding type I methionyl aminopeptidase encodes MPIILKSPAQIELLRTAGQLVRQTFNVLREHIRPGVTTAELDAIAEEFIRSHGAEPVYKGYVPAGRRNYVPPFPGTICASINDVICHGIPSKRDRLRQGDIVGIDIGLRLNGWIGDACETFAVGEVDEETQRLLDVTRRCLELGIEQARVGNPLRAIGAAIQRYAEANGFAVVREYTGHGLGRDLHEEPTILHYDDPRQTRKIVAGMVFTIEPMINVGTAATKVDRDGWTVRTADGKRSAQFEHTLAITDEGPIILTA; translated from the coding sequence ATGCCGATTATTCTGAAATCTCCTGCACAGATTGAATTGTTACGTACCGCCGGTCAACTGGTGCGGCAGACGTTCAACGTGCTGCGCGAACATATCCGTCCGGGCGTAACCACGGCTGAACTGGACGCGATTGCTGAGGAGTTTATCCGTTCACACGGCGCCGAACCAGTTTATAAAGGGTATGTACCGGCGGGTCGCCGTAACTACGTGCCTCCGTTCCCCGGTACCATCTGCGCTTCAATTAACGATGTGATCTGCCACGGTATTCCGAGCAAGCGCGACCGGCTACGGCAAGGTGATATTGTTGGAATCGATATCGGCTTGCGCCTCAACGGTTGGATCGGCGACGCTTGCGAAACCTTCGCCGTGGGTGAGGTTGATGAAGAGACACAACGCCTCCTCGATGTCACCCGTCGTTGCCTTGAGCTGGGAATTGAGCAGGCGCGTGTCGGTAATCCATTGCGGGCGATCGGCGCAGCTATTCAACGCTATGCTGAAGCCAACGGTTTTGCTGTGGTGCGCGAATATACCGGTCACGGCTTGGGTCGTGATCTGCACGAGGAGCCAACCATTTTGCACTACGACGACCCTCGCCAGACCCGTAAAATCGTGGCCGGGATGGTCTTTACTATTGAGCCGATGATTAATGTCGGTACGGCGGCAACCAAAGTCGACCGTGACGGTTGGACGGTACGGACGGCTGATGGCAAGCGGTCGGCCCAGTTTGAGCATACGCTCGCCATTACCGATGAAGGACCGATCATTTTAACCGCCTAA
- a CDS encoding methylenetetrahydrofolate reductase: MHSTLQRRLAAGQTVVTGEIAPPKGAARAHLETLAQNLRTYVDAVNLTDNQRGIARMSSLGGSVILHQLGIEPIMQMTCQHRNRIALQADALSASALGVRNLLAMTGDHPRIGDHPEAKNVLDLNSFQLIRMLRTLRDQGTFQSGTPLKEAPRFFIGSVANPNVERAARLEKKIEAGAEFVQTQLIFDVNRFRQWMADVRAAGLHQQAYILAGVMILRRPQSAIYLRDHLPGTLMPDVIVERMQRATDSEAEGIALAAELVTELLSIEGVAGVHLMSVDWTRAIPRVVERAGLLPRPPAPEASADEA; this comes from the coding sequence ATGCACTCGACCCTGCAACGCCGACTCGCCGCCGGACAAACGGTTGTTACCGGTGAGATTGCACCGCCAAAGGGGGCGGCACGCGCTCATCTAGAAACCCTGGCGCAAAACCTTCGCACCTACGTCGATGCGGTGAACCTGACCGATAATCAGCGCGGGATCGCTCGCATGTCATCGCTTGGCGGTAGCGTCATTTTGCACCAACTCGGCATTGAGCCGATTATGCAAATGACGTGCCAGCACCGTAATCGGATCGCCCTCCAAGCCGATGCGCTCAGTGCATCGGCGCTCGGTGTGCGCAATCTTTTGGCAATGACCGGCGACCATCCGCGCATTGGTGATCATCCCGAAGCAAAAAATGTGCTCGATCTTAACTCGTTCCAACTGATCCGGATGCTGCGCACCCTCCGCGATCAGGGCACGTTCCAATCGGGTACGCCATTGAAAGAGGCACCGCGTTTTTTTATCGGTAGTGTCGCAAACCCAAACGTCGAACGAGCAGCACGGCTGGAAAAAAAGATCGAGGCTGGCGCTGAGTTTGTGCAGACCCAGTTGATCTTCGATGTCAACCGTTTCCGGCAATGGATGGCAGATGTGCGTGCTGCCGGTTTGCACCAACAGGCTTACATTCTGGCCGGTGTGATGATTTTGCGTCGGCCACAATCGGCGATCTATCTACGCGATCATTTACCTGGTACCCTTATGCCTGATGTGATTGTTGAGCGGATGCAGCGCGCCACCGATAGTGAAGCCGAAGGCATTGCGCTGGCTGCCGAGTTAGTCACCGAGCTGCTCAGTATCGAAGGTGTGGCCGGTGTGCATCTGATGTCGGTAGACTGGACACGCGCCATCCCGCGGGTCGTGGAACGGGCCGGCTTGCTGCCACGCCCACCGGCGCCAGAGGCATCGGCGGATGAGGCGTAG
- a CDS encoding trans-sulfuration enzyme family protein: protein MPTNQSPGLGTAAVHAGEPRRRAFDAITPPVVHSATYTFRDSAELIAFQAGELEREEYGRYGNPTVRAVEARLAALESPHAPAEALLCASGMNALTTVMLAMLPTGSHVILSDDGYRRTRQFVSTMLARLGVRHSVVAAADPAAIAAAIEPGRTRLIVTEAPTNPYLRVIDLTTVAKIAREHRIKTVIDATFATPYNMRPLEYGIDLVVHSCSKYLAGHNDLLAGVIIGRPPIIKALRETQGILGGICDPHAAYLLGRGLKTFALRMERHNQNGQAVAEFLAHHPRVTRVHYPGLPDHPDHTIARAQMRGFGGVVSFEVAGDLTSAMAVVDKLRLPYIAPSFGGVESLVEQPALMSYYELSSEERLAVGIRDNLIRLSCGIEDADDLIADLQQALADE, encoded by the coding sequence ATGCCCACGAACCAATCTCCCGGCCTTGGTACGGCCGCCGTCCACGCAGGCGAACCACGCCGGCGCGCATTTGATGCGATTACACCCCCTGTCGTCCATAGCGCTACGTACACATTCCGTGACAGCGCTGAACTCATCGCCTTTCAGGCGGGCGAACTAGAGCGCGAAGAGTATGGTCGGTACGGAAATCCAACCGTGCGCGCCGTTGAAGCCCGTCTCGCCGCGCTGGAGTCACCGCATGCCCCCGCCGAGGCACTCCTCTGCGCCTCCGGGATGAATGCGCTGACTACAGTAATGCTTGCGATGCTTCCCACCGGTAGCCACGTGATCCTATCCGACGACGGCTACCGCCGTACCCGTCAATTTGTCAGCACCATGCTGGCCCGGCTCGGGGTGCGTCATAGTGTGGTCGCCGCTGCTGACCCGGCAGCCATAGCAGCGGCAATCGAACCGGGGCGCACGCGCTTGATCGTTACCGAAGCGCCGACGAATCCGTACCTGCGCGTGATCGATCTGACCACAGTGGCGAAGATAGCGCGCGAGCACCGGATCAAAACGGTGATCGATGCTACATTTGCCACCCCCTACAACATGCGTCCGCTTGAATACGGGATCGATCTGGTGGTACACAGTTGTAGCAAATATTTAGCCGGACACAATGATCTTTTGGCCGGAGTCATTATTGGCCGTCCGCCGATCATCAAAGCACTCCGGGAAACGCAGGGAATCCTTGGTGGAATCTGTGATCCGCACGCGGCCTATCTGCTCGGTCGTGGCCTCAAGACCTTTGCCTTGCGGATGGAGCGCCACAATCAGAATGGGCAAGCCGTCGCCGAGTTTCTCGCCCACCACCCACGGGTAACGCGGGTACATTACCCTGGCCTGCCCGATCACCCCGATCACACAATTGCCCGTGCCCAGATGCGCGGCTTCGGCGGCGTGGTGTCGTTCGAGGTTGCAGGCGATCTGACCAGCGCGATGGCCGTTGTCGACAAGCTCCGGCTACCGTATATTGCCCCTAGCTTCGGCGGTGTCGAAAGCCTGGTTGAACAACCGGCGCTCATGAGTTACTATGAACTAAGCAGTGAAGAACGCCTGGCGGTTGGCATCCGCGATAACTTGATCCGACTCTCATGCGGGATTGAAGATGCTGATGATCTGATCGCCGATCTGCAACAGGCTCTTGCCGACGAATAG
- a CDS encoding GNAT family N-acetyltransferase gives MALRSDAISNVALKDGRQVTIRPLVENDRTALADFGLSLPKDDLLYLEEDFTNPEIIARLVNASYAENWRQIVAVADDGSIVAYTSARRVPGWSNHVAELRLIVKPGWRRSGLGTYMAQAIVDTARDLGAQKVTVAMLAALKAGQAIFSRLGFAVEGQLARHAIDRNGELHDVVIMSAFLRV, from the coding sequence ATGGCCCTACGCAGCGATGCGATTAGCAATGTAGCATTGAAAGATGGCCGACAAGTAACCATTCGGCCACTGGTAGAAAATGATCGAACAGCGTTGGCCGATTTTGGTCTGAGTTTACCAAAAGATGATCTGTTGTATCTTGAAGAAGACTTTACTAACCCGGAAATTATTGCCCGGCTCGTCAACGCCTCATATGCTGAGAATTGGCGACAGATTGTCGCAGTCGCTGATGACGGCTCGATTGTCGCCTACACGTCGGCGCGGCGTGTACCGGGTTGGTCGAACCACGTGGCCGAGCTGCGGTTAATCGTGAAGCCGGGTTGGCGACGGAGCGGGCTTGGCACCTATATGGCCCAGGCTATTGTTGATACAGCTCGCGATCTCGGTGCGCAGAAGGTGACAGTAGCGATGCTCGCCGCGTTGAAAGCCGGTCAAGCCATCTTCTCGCGTCTCGGTTTTGCAGTCGAAGGCCAATTGGCCCGTCACGCGATCGACCGCAACGGTGAGTTGCATGATGTGGTGATCATGTCGGCCTTCTTACGAGTGTGA